From the Lathyrus oleraceus cultivar Zhongwan6 chromosome 3, CAAS_Psat_ZW6_1.0, whole genome shotgun sequence genome, the window TTTCAAAAGAGGCTGCTCAAACATTGCCACGTTGATACTCAAAGGTTCCTTTGATTTGCTACTGCTCAAAAAGTAAAGATTTTGATCCAAATAACTATTCAGTTTGGTATCGCCGAGTTCCTCGGGATCGTGTTGCTTGGCAGGAGGGTTATGTTTGCTGTAATGACCATGACGACATTCACTTACGAGTGATTCCATTTGGCTTGCTGTTGTGGGGAACCAAACAATTATCGGCAGTTACGGTGAGTTTTTTCGATGCTGTCATGTTCTTTCCAATTTGCTGTTGTGGCTTTTGTAAATGAAACCGGGACTGCTGTGATATTGCAGGAAAACAAAACAGGGTTGTAATAAAATGACCATTTCTGTGTGTATTATGCAGGTTATGGCTGATGTGATCGGTTATGGACCGGGAACAAAGAAATTGGTTGTAAGCTTCATAATAATTTGCAATTCCTTTATAACAGTTGTAGGCTTCTGAGAAATTGTTGTATTGTTTGGTTGAGTCAATTTGTCTTCCATTTGTGACGGTATCCGACCCCTTGTTTTTTTTGGGAGCGCTCTAATATTGAACTGCAGTTTCTCATTGTGCAGGCCTTAAGAAGACCATGATTCCAAAGTTTGATCATGAATAATGTCCAACACCAATGTAGAGCTCGGAATGGGATCAACTCTTCTGCACGATGCTTCGAAAATGCCTCACAAGCCCACGGCACAATGACCATCAGCCAGTGCCCCTTGTTGTTTTTTACGGTTGCAGTCTTGGATGTTGTACTAGATGAATGATTAACATGAGAATCCATCTTCCTTCCCGTGATCTTAGAGTGAGAAGATTGTTAGCAAAATCAGACACAGTATCGGTGGACGAAACTTTATTTCGAATAGCCGTTGTAGGTTGTTATTGTTGCATACCATGATGTGAGACATAGTTCTGTCATTTGCTCAAATATGTTTCTAGCCATATGCAGTTTTCCAGACTTAGCATACATAGTAATAAGATAATTATTTACAGGGAGCTTATTACCATGGAAAAATTGATAACTGTAACAGTGAACTTCCTTGACAAATCATAGACATCCAAGCTGGGATAATGTTTGAATGAGACCAATTAGAGTAACAGAGTCAATATTTAGATTCTTTTTTTTCGCAGCAGACGAAACAAATTTATGGCTTCGTCAATGTGGCAGTGAACAAAAATGACCCAACTCCCATGGCTTCGTCAATTGTTGGGGTCCACCTCCCATGGCTCCATTAGCTAATGCGTTTTTCCTTGGTCTCGCATCAGTGATATATAGCTTTCTCCTTGCCATCAAGGTTGCTGCAAAGTGCAGCCACAAGTTTTTCATCCATGTTGCTCCTCATATTCCTCATGAGACCAACTAAAGGCTGGGAAGAACGTGCAAGAGCTGCGCCAGTAACAGGATGACACCAAGAAATTACAGGCAGTCGGCATCTTGCACGGAATTTGCAAGCCTGGAGCACTTCATCATCACTAATGCTCTTTGGAACAACCAAAGCAAATGGATAATTCTGGCACATTGTATAACTGGAATTCACACCACTTATTCTCCATAAGTCATTTGACAAGGTGAAGGACCCACTTTCAGTCATGTCCATTGAAGCATGATGTGAAACTTTGCCAATAAGTCGAAAATATTCATCTAATAAGCGCACCAACGAAGAAGTGTTCTGAAAACTGGAAGGCCCGACCATAAAAGCATAAAGATCCCATAATATTGTTGGCTTTGTACACTTCAGTAGTGCATCATATATTGCACGTCTCTGTTTCGTACGAGGCCTAAAACCAAAGACTATAATTCTCATATCTTTCCCAATCACCTGCAGCAGTCTCTGTGTTGGTGTCTTGTCTAATTGACGAGTATTTGACTGAACCTCAACTGCTGTCTTGTTAAACTTCTCAATGGTTGCTAGCGGCTTTGAAATGTTAATGTGTTGGTTTGAATTTTGCATTTCGTTTCAAACATTGTAATCAAAGGTCCGTGAAATGAAGCAATGGCTTTGGTTTGAATGAGTTTGGTTTGTAATTAGGATGCTTTTACTTGGTGAAATATGGTTTTTTTTGGAAATGCTTGAAAGCTAAATATTATTGAATGTTATGAAATGTGTGTATGTGCTAATTTGATTTGGGATGAACTATGGATGGAAAATGGACCAtgtttggttataaaatggatttttagaaataatctAAGACTAATCTAAATATCAAtctaaataataataaaaaatccgtaaaaaaccaaattaaaatcaaattaattcataatttgttaaaattactttgatatcaattctaacatttatttgaaaagtaaaatcaaatagagtttgaatcattagtaaaaataacaattaaaattaaattgaaatttggaattaaacttaattcgaaattaaaatcaaattgaaaattaaaaaaaagttaaataattaaaatccattttataatcaaaaaacaccatgatcaaaaaaggcatagacaatgaccaatgtgtaacaaaaatatgaatgtatgcaaatgaaccttaggccaagtgccaaacaaaaaatgaaaaaatgaaaaaacaaaattcaggaccaaaatcggggtatgacagttgcccctatttaagtatcttcaactagagaatatgaagcaggacactcttcatatgatcatagtgggagatggttaaatactaagaagacccggattttgatcctgaatccccatGACATGGTGTGATATGATATAATATGCATGAcatgatatgcatggatgcatgatttTTTTCTTCCCTGttagggatatggtggacccttgacAGGGGATGCTACTAGATAGACCAAGttgtggggaatgctgatggtccacagACAAGTGGTAAGAAACaaactcgctggggaaaacaaatccTGCTGGAGAGTCAGACACACACCGGGGAGTATTCAAAGTGAGATTTGATAAGCAGTACTCATAATACAAgggatttcggtagtaagttcacatatgacttaccaaacccgaataaaggaaaagatgctacaacaggttcatatatgacctgacaacgctggggaataatcaaggagaaaaactcttcagaacaggttcatgtatgacctgacaccggaataagggttcaacaacaggttcatacatgacctgaatggtattgaacaaacagagaaaaatcttcagagcaggttcaagtatgacctgacaccggaataaaggttcaacaacaggttcagatatgacctgaCAAATGGATAAcagttcaataacaggttcatatatgacctgaataggattgaacaaacagaggaaaaatcttcagagcaggttcaagtatgacctgacaccggaatagagctcaacaacaggttcatacatgacctgaatagtattgaacaaaagttggaaaaactcttcagagcaggttcaagtatgacctgaccccggaataaaagctcaacaacaggttcatacatgacctgaatagtattgaacaaaagttggaaaaactcttcagagcaggttcaagtatgacctgaccccggaataaaagctcaacaacaggttcatacatgacctgaatagtattgaacaaatggaaaaactcttcagagcaggttcaagtatgacctgaccccggaataaaagctcaacaacaggttcatacatgacctgaatagtattgaacaaatagagaaaaaaatcttcagtacaggttcatgtatgacctgatactggaataacaacaattggactctgaccgtaagcaatggactacaaccaccctttaacggattttgctaacaacaattggacttgaaaatgaccgtgaaaaccggatgttggtttatggataccaaagacaagctggaattagaggtcaaaggatctaggatcgacaacaagacctgggtcaatgcaaaatgagcacgaagtacatttcggctatgcatgatttgaatttccttttatgcatgatatatgaatgatcatgattatgagaatgctgacactgggcagactgggagtttgtaaaggctttttatggaagctcatgattcctcaacaccgagaactcaaccaaatattttatgatagatgttgtcaagggaggattctatccagtttgatggccacagcttagccaatggatccttttggaggattaatgaatcgtgctagcataactttcgggcactcgtcttgaactcaatagttgttgacgtatggcagaatttgtttgagcagattgaaagcacgaagaaagaggtcttgcccctctgtggctcatcttgccccagtttgttgggtctttggaaatgttcaccttgaaagtggATTTGGAAACGACTttccatgagactacctcgagatggcttgccccaagtgcttgaaacttgcaatggtccaaacttgactaaccaaatgctggaatggtagactcttgattgatTGTCCTCTGGATAGCTGAactcattgagctctgaggtggcttgcccctAGTCTAAGTCTTGAAGCAGACTACTCTTAGTTAACTGAACCttggagtgattggacttactgagctctgaggtggcttgccccggtctgattcttgaagcagattactcttggctagctgacccttagggtgattagctcgaattaactgatgcttAAAGTGAGTTGCCCCTGAAtagacttctttcactccatcaagttcctcaactgtgtattgaatttctttgatgctaagtgttgaatcgcaaataagattgttcctttgaaaatggtaattttaattcaatgcttatgcaaaaatttgaaatcaaaatttattgatatgaacgggtaaaatacagtgaacgagttgttgataagaacacaatggtgatcaagtcattcacagtataCAAGTTGGTGctatcaaatgattaacaaaaatcgtttggagtcaagttaacacaaccttgttatagtatgctttcaaaataaaccctacctcaattaggtcttttaagggttgtaacgtggtctggttcacggttcttgaaacaaaaggaaataaggctcaaaatttatttttacccaccccttcttcttgatgatttccagttcctacgttcagttaattcaatacacgcattcgacttccaagagggttcgaaggtgtgatgaggattcaagacgaattttcttgaaatggcagtcaccaTATTTTTTTGtcgaggatttaatgacctcttttgattgatttattttatccctaattttgcctggaccgctttttgaagctttcggtccatcgggatgccctaacttttgcccaaGTCATTTCGTGGTATTTGACCTAGTGGGCTTTTTTCTATCCTCTTTTTTTTTATGCGTgtgactgccacattattggtggatgaggatcaaccaacactaattttatctttcctcaacttcttcgacacttcaacatgtgcaCGAAGGATgacatgtggttgaacctaattggagggtgttcatatggacgattttttttgaaagatcgaatgcatgatcaaactatctgaacacaactaccctgccccaggttaagattaagggttttagatccaaaataaacaccaacttctaggctcaaagtggttgactagggattaactccttatctcttcagtgtttggggatttgaaacaatgccttacatcatcgacaaggttttactcaaaagcataccacaataatttcaggtgtttcattttcatcatcctccctccaatctttgttaacgcaacggtttgataaacaaaagtgaatgagaggagaatttttgttttttaacataaatgaaaaacgagtgaatacgaatggatcaattcaaaagatgcataaacatttcattaatcttaccaattcaaataaaacaacaatgtttaaaagcaaataacaaccaacatgcaaagaaactacaaaagaagtgttgaaacaaccaaatgattgccagctttagggaattgaTTTCTTCAAACTTGAAGATTGGGATCAACCAGCTTTTTgacatgatgatcttcaaattcttttctttCAATCTCATCGTcgaacgcaaccctcttggatccactactcacttctccttttctttcattggtataggtcgtgacattggaaatccaaggcggtatctcaatgctcttaccaggaaacgATGATAGCTCActagccacatccctgacatcttccttgtggtacaaaaccttgaggggtctcaagggtcctttccctttctcattatctggcccagaaatcaaggtatatgtacctgagccttcctccttgagtgttggtgaccttatgtcaattAATCCTTGCAACTTGAGCTTAAAACTCatgcattcctcgatggagtgccccattgttccagtatggtattcgcacttgatcttcgggtgatcttcttcaaaaactaagctctttttgttaatcagtcctcgtaccaaggcttttagcgcaaagcaagaatctaggtcatgtcccaatgcccctttatggaattcacatgttgcatttggattgtaccatggcaggtatggtgacacaggcgtgagagctcgaggtgtcaccaaagcattttggatcagttgcgggtagagcttgctatatggcaccggaatcgagtcattgtgatccttgttcctcttgttctgattctgatttttattctaaacctggctttggtgactttgaggaggaatagccagaggatgttgctgatgacgtcttgagggaggtccatatactggtaaatgaggaattgccacatagaatttcccttgacctGGGGTGACACCAGATGGATGCGgggtagtagctctctttgttgcagcagtgtatattgggtgaccctcttttctcaacaagacttgcagggtttccaagacccatctcatttggctcttcaaaagattaagttcctcattcagtgcttcttggcttttccttagctcgtccatcatctcctgagacatggttctttgttctaaacgcgtgttgagaatcaATTTGCTGATCACGGACAAcggatggatgagtttttttgtattttgtctagaaaatgacatgcattatgatgagATGCAAATGCAAGggaatgcgaatgaatgcaatgcaagccatgcacatttgttttttttttcaatacacgggttcaaaagtccgaggtactgataaatttgattgcttttccaaaacggggttctcaccgggtatgatctagggctttgttacaaaggatccccagagtcattgattcacaagaatgtttgacgcttacgggaaatactttccggtcgtcaactccatcaagggaatctattctgggtgaggttctcgtaccgactcttacgaagtatacacctcgggagtccgtactacgcaaccatcgactgggttctagacagggtactcagagtcatggattcaaaagactgtttgacgcttacggaaaatactttccggtcatcaactccatctagggaatctattctgagcgaggttctcgtatcgatccttacgaagtattcacctcgggaatccatactacgcaaccatcatttctagttggccagagtttcaatgttctaaaaggttcttagagtcatggacccctttgaaacatcgaagcttacgaggtatacacctcgggcgacaatatttgcaaaagaatctactctaagtgaggttctcgtaccgactcttacgaagtatccacctcgggagtccgtactactcaaccatcgtcctatcttatgttttttttttttgcaatcAAGATCCAAGTACCCAACATGgtggaaccaatatacaacaaatatcaATATAATAATAAAGATATTAAAAAGCAATAAATAATGGAAAAGCCACataattaaacaaacaaaggcacacagacgtcctaactaggcttgactcacttagggattgggtgtttccccagcagagtcgccatctgtcgcacctcgaaaaaaatgtatggggatacgacttcaaagcgaagcgcgatcgtacactcgcaatgatggactgaacagagtcgccaccgaactttatttattcctaaaaaggaaaggggaaatatcgataaaacccaggacaaaagaaaggataagatatggtcatcgcaaccaatatcagggttcgggagttgattacgcaaggggaaggtattagcacccctcacgtccgttgtactcaacgggaaccattaggtcagttgtgtgcattagtgttagttaaaatattaggcttttcgaattattaggtgggaaagaaagagtaaaagagaggaaaatgtttttggatttttgacgaaggactaaacctaagttttttattagtgggcctgacaagatttaaaaatcctgctcctacgtatctcaaaagagaaatcaaggcttacgtagttctgggtagaaaaatgtttgtttgttggtcgattttagcgaaagctatattgtattaatcgacgaaaacattgttttacccaaaacagatgaggagtgaacgcataccacacatcgaacggatttataaatctacattcggaaaagcgtcatttatctctactcaacaatcgtggccgaaacattgttttgtatcacttaagacaatatatctttcatttatgaaaaaggtttttgattaatcgcacggcggcgagaaaaagtttgatcggttggatgcgttttgagtgatggcgagaacttggatgagcgagatatacatctcgaatcctagcctcaggagtgcatggtatacaccatgttccatttccatctttattgaaagagtttaagataggaattaagtattttggaatttgagtgggaaagggtttgaagaaaccgcattgacaattttaggcgatggcgagagttaagattggcgaggcatacgtctcgaatcttaacctcaggagtgcatggtatacaccatgttccatttccacctttattgagaagatgttaaataagaattaggtatttttgagttttgttgtgaaaatgacttgacctagatcaagtattgatggacgtttgagaaagatttgaatgagagtttgagagaaaacaaagtggatgaatttggatgatggcgaaagctaagattggcgagatatacatctcgaatcctagtctcaggagtgcgtggtatacaccacgttccatttccatcttattgaaaaggtcttaactatgaattaatattttttgagtttttattagaaaaaatggcttgaggttgaatcaagcgtttgatgaaagttgAAAGAACTGGAATGGAATAGGAGGGCGAAATGActtgatttgtttattgagaaaatactcgacgttggatcgagtcattatttttgtatttttttggaaatggttgattttactctcgtgttagtatctaactaaacagtcaagcaaataaagaaataaaacagtataaaattattacacatcgggggagtggggtacattttgttaaatggggattaacaaatcatgaaataattaaatcgggcccaaacaacaaataatgcatgagtgtaagtgcaagagaaccgactcattgtaagaaagcccaagagtaagctatgtgaggttgatggcgatgcttaaaaagcaatcgacttacaagggtgtggaaatgggctcgatattaaatcgagaaaaatatgatttttatagtttaaaaatggttttgaatgcatgatgaatttaataaaaaaacatggacataaaaaatattagaagaaacaaaatgctaaaagaaaataaaatgctaaaagaaaataaaatgctaagGAAATGTTACatatgagtattgaacccactccACTTAAGACTATGGAACTACCCCCTCTCCACTAGGCCATTTATGATTGTTTATAATTTAAATAACAACTTAAATATAAAAAACCAAAATAGATTAAAgtatgaataaaataaaaaataaaaaaacaaaggGTGGTTTATTTAATGGACgattaataaaaaaaatgaaaagaaatcCCAAAAGATgaccctagccgcctggctgttgaGTTTTAGAGATTAGGAATTAGGAATACTAAATAACAATTAATTACAGCTAATACTAATAAACCAAATTTAATGACCAAATGTGAAGTAACGTTCACTTAGTTGAGATTCAATGGTCTGCCTAATAAAAAGCAAATAgataatgataaaataaaaaaaagaaaaggaaaaggtAAGGACAACGAAACTCAGCTCTCAAAACCTCACGCACGAAATCTCTCTTCTCTCAATCGCTAccagcaagctctctccatcgctCTCTCAATCCCTCTTCTCTCGACTCACAATCTCACCCACAACCCTCTCTCTCAATCGCGTCTCTCTCACTTCGTTCCCAATCGCTTCGCTCATCTCCCTCACATCCTCAATCGCTTCGCTCACGTCTCACACCCAAATGCCCACATCTCACTCAATCGTGTAAGAAAGCAATGGCTGAAACAAAGAACTCACCTTCAGCGGTGACCACGGCAACGATGAGGCTCACAGGTTTGTCCTTGATTTGGTGATTAGGGTTTCTATCCTTTATGGTCGCCTCCCCTTTTTTTCCGTCTCCACTTCGTTTTCGAATCGCCCCTCTTACTGATTTCTTCTGCTTATTTATCTTCTGCAGATAGGGTTTTGATTTGGTACCCGGGGATCAAAAGAGGTTTCTGCCAAAACACTTTTTTGTGTTCAGTATTGGATTGGTCCTGTTTGATGCTGCAATTTGAAAAGGTATTCTGAACTTAGCTTTTTCTAATCGCTTTTGTCTTAATCCCAAATTGGGAAATTTCTGGATTTTACTGCTTGAAATAATTAACCGTGCTTTACTGCAGTGAAATTTGGAGAAAGTTTCAATTAAAACTTCAATTATTACAAAGCTTTTTCGATCATGATTTGGTTGATGTTGCTGTGAAGCCAGATGATTTGCTTTCATCAAAGATCCAAAGTTTGTGTCCAACAATTACTGGGAATGTTTGCTGTACAGAAGCTCAGTTTGAGACATTAAGGACACAAGTTCAGCAGGCAATTCCTTTTCTTGTAATCTCAGAATTCGAAGCTTGGGAATTGACTCCAATAACTGCTAACCCTGTTTTATCCGATGAAATGGCAGGAACAGATTTGAGAGGTCGTGTAAAGAGCAATCTCTTTCTGATAAAAGGCAAGACACTGGAGCACAAACTTATCCATCGAGT encodes:
- the LOC127131249 gene encoding phosphatidylinositol-3-phosphatase myotubularin-1-like, whose protein sequence is MQNSNQHINISKPLATIEKFNKTAVEVQSNTRQLDKTPTQRLLQVIGKDMRIIVFGFRPRTKQRRAIYDALLKCTKPTILWDLYAFMVGPSSFQNTSSLVRLLDEYFRLIGKVSHHASMDMTESGSFTLSNDLWRISGVNSSYTMCQNYPFALVVPKSISDDEVLQACKFRARCRLPVISWCHPVTGAALARSSQPLVGLMRNMRSNMDEKLVAALCSNLDGKEKAIYH